The Fibrobacter sp. genome includes a window with the following:
- a CDS encoding GGDEF domain-containing protein, translating to MDGTQSFSEMAMALSLDYESVYFVDIETDRYAEYSSRGGYRQLQLDYSGNEFWGDVQKNLKNVVFEADQGMLSRALTKENVLVETSDGSPFTLNYRLLIDGEPVWYTLKSVHIQFGDKNYLVVGVCNVDSQVKQQKKLEQETSKSATYGQIALALANQYVTIYRVNRKTDHYAEYKAKEFYKELAIEESGDDFWGDCQKNLQRVIYEEDRELLSAVLVKDTLLKELDNSGSFSYTYRLLVHGVPTYMNMKAVASGEEHIVIAVSNIDAQVRREHEFSEALSLALEKSHRDSLTGVKNKNAFVEFETRLDHEIQSGACQEFAVAVCDVNGLKEVNDTKGHKAGDEYICGAAKLVCEIFKHSPVFRIGGDEFAVILRDFDYRRREDLQEQIDGIVQENQKKGGVVVACGMACFEPAKDRNVAQVFERADQQMYSRKKKLKQS from the coding sequence ATGGACGGAACCCAATCTTTCTCTGAAATGGCCATGGCTCTCTCCCTGGATTACGAGAGCGTGTACTTTGTAGATATCGAGACGGACCGTTATGCGGAGTATTCCTCCCGTGGCGGTTACCGCCAACTGCAGCTGGACTACTCCGGTAACGAGTTCTGGGGAGATGTGCAGAAAAACCTGAAGAACGTGGTCTTCGAGGCGGACCAGGGCATGCTTTCCAGGGCCTTGACCAAGGAAAACGTACTGGTCGAAACGTCGGATGGCAGTCCCTTTACCTTGAACTACCGCCTGCTGATTGACGGGGAGCCTGTCTGGTATACCCTGAAATCGGTCCACATCCAGTTCGGTGACAAGAACTACCTGGTGGTGGGCGTCTGCAACGTGGATTCCCAGGTTAAGCAGCAGAAAAAGCTGGAGCAGGAAACTTCCAAGAGCGCTACCTATGGTCAAATCGCCCTGGCCCTTGCAAACCAGTACGTCACCATCTACCGCGTGAACCGCAAGACCGACCACTACGCGGAATACAAGGCCAAGGAATTTTACAAGGAACTGGCTATCGAAGAAAGCGGGGATGATTTTTGGGGCGACTGTCAGAAAAACTTGCAGAGGGTCATCTACGAAGAGGACCGGGAACTGCTTTCGGCGGTTCTCGTGAAGGATACCCTACTGAAGGAATTGGACAACAGCGGCAGTTTCTCTTACACCTATCGCCTGCTGGTCCACGGCGTTCCCACGTACATGAACATGAAGGCGGTGGCCTCCGGCGAAGAACATATTGTTATTGCGGTGAGCAACATCGACGCCCAGGTCCGCAGGGAGCACGAGTTCTCCGAAGCCCTGAGCCTTGCCCTCGAAAAATCCCACAGGGACAGCCTTACGGGAGTCAAGAACAAGAACGCCTTCGTGGAATTCGAGACCAGGCTGGACCATGAAATACAGTCCGGCGCCTGTCAGGAATTTGCCGTTGCCGTCTGCGACGTAAACGGCCTCAAGGAGGTGAACGACACCAAGGGGCACAAGGCCGGAGACGAATATATTTGCGGGGCGGCCAAGCTGGTCTGCGAAATCTTCAAGCACAGCCCGGTGTTCCGCATAGGCGGCGACGAGTTTGCTGTCATCCTTCGGGACTTCGACTACAGAAGGCGCGAAGACCTCCAGGAACAGATTGACGGAATCGTTCAGGAGAACCAGAAAAAGGGTGGCGTGGTGGTGGCCTGCGGCATGGCCTGCTTTGAGCCTGCCAAGGACAGGAATGTGGCCCAGGTGTTCGAACGCGCCGACCAGCAGATGTATTCCCGCAAGAAAAAGTTGAAACAATCCTGA
- a CDS encoding TIGR02147 family protein — protein MKPITEYQDYRRYMQDFYEEKKKSGFTWREFSKGAGFASPSYLKLVCEGKSSLSRVGLPRVANAMGLAGYERTYFEKMVEFGNASNDEKKKAAFTELTRIAEEQKARVIDSDIFAYYESAINSIVRELAPLMPGALPNEMAKRIKHLYTAQQVRDSLAMLTRAKFLEETGENVYRQTDKAITGSTEAIPLALRSMNREMSDLAKEAIDKIDVHERNISGVTMGVDAPTFARISEEIDKCRRNVIALANGCKNIDRVYRLNLQLFPLTENV, from the coding sequence ATGAAACCGATTACCGAATACCAAGATTACCGCCGCTACATGCAGGACTTCTACGAAGAAAAGAAGAAGTCCGGCTTCACCTGGCGCGAGTTTTCGAAGGGCGCAGGATTTGCATCGCCCTCGTACCTCAAGCTGGTATGCGAGGGCAAGAGTTCGCTCAGCCGCGTCGGACTCCCGCGCGTCGCAAACGCCATGGGGCTTGCAGGTTACGAGCGTACCTACTTCGAGAAGATGGTCGAGTTCGGGAATGCGTCGAACGACGAAAAGAAGAAGGCCGCGTTCACGGAACTCACCCGCATCGCCGAGGAACAGAAGGCTCGCGTTATTGATTCCGACATATTCGCCTACTACGAATCCGCCATAAACTCCATCGTGCGCGAACTTGCACCCCTGATGCCGGGGGCACTCCCGAACGAGATGGCAAAGCGAATCAAGCACCTCTACACTGCGCAGCAGGTCCGCGATTCGCTTGCGATGCTCACTCGCGCAAAATTCCTCGAAGAAACCGGCGAGAATGTTTACCGCCAAACAGACAAGGCGATTACCGGCTCGACGGAGGCGATTCCTTTGGCGCTGCGCAGCATGAACCGCGAAATGAGCGACCTTGCGAAAGAAGCGATCGACAAAATTGACGTACACGAGCGAAACATCTCTGGAGTGACCATGGGCGTCGATGCCCCAACTTTTGCACGAATTTCTGAAGAAATCGACAAATGCCGCCGCAACGTGATTGCGCTCGCAAACGGCTGCAAGAACATCGACCGCGTTTACCGTTTAAACCTTCAACTTTTCCCGCTTACGGAAAACGTATAG
- the rpsP gene encoding 30S ribosomal protein S16 has protein sequence MATVIRLARFGKRHNPIYRAVVIDSRKARDDSFIEQVGFYNPNLKKPEIRFEQEKVLKWLQTGAQPSDTVRSLLKKVGIMELFHELRAGRSIEGKVATPKADKAKKAKLGPKALAKIEAEKAAKEAAAAEAAEAAEAPAEAAAEAPAEA, from the coding sequence ATGGCAACTGTTATCCGTCTCGCTCGCTTTGGCAAGCGTCACAACCCCATCTACCGCGCCGTGGTCATCGACAGCCGCAAGGCCCGCGACGATAGCTTTATCGAACAGGTGGGTTTCTACAACCCCAACCTGAAGAAGCCGGAAATCCGCTTCGAACAGGAAAAGGTCCTCAAGTGGCTCCAGACCGGCGCACAGCCCTCTGACACCGTCCGCAGCCTCCTGAAGAAGGTGGGCATCATGGAACTGTTCCACGAGCTCCGCGCCGGCCGCTCCATCGAAGGCAAGGTCGCTACTCCTAAGGCTGACAAGGCCAAGAAGGCCAAGCTCGGTCCCAAGGCTCTCGCCAAGATCGAAGCTGAAAAGGCCGCCAAGGAAGCCGCCGCTGCCGAAGCCGCTGAAGCCGCCGAAGCTCCTGCCGAAGCCGCCGCTGAAGCCCCTGCCGAAGCCTAA
- a CDS encoding glutamine synthetase, translated as MASTSYSANALVTALKKPRDKFTKEDIKKYIFDNGIRHLNFMYAGGDGRLKTLNFVINDADYLDEILSCGERVDGSSLFSYIEASSSDLYVVPKFSSAFMDPFAELPTLCLLCSFFNKDGQLLESSPEYTLHKACEAFKKETGMEFQAMGELEYYVIADDTGEFPAVDQKGYHESAPFAKFNEFRQKCMLYIAQAGGQIKYGHSEVGNFTQDGKLYEQNEIEFLPCPAEDAANQLTIAKWMIRNLGAEFGLDVTFAPKITVGKAGSGLHIHMRIMKDGNNQMLKNGVISDTARRAIAGMMKLAPSITAFGNQNPTSYLRLVPHQEAPTNVCWGDRNRSVLVRVPLGWASKTDLCKIANPNEKGTSYDTHQKQTVEMRSPDASANVYLLMAGLCVACRHGLSLKDGLKVAEQTYVNVNIHKKENAKLLSKLDTLPDSCWASADCLAKQRKVYEEFGVFSPAMIDGIIDQLKAFKDKTLRAQVTKSKTAMQKLVKTYFYCG; from the coding sequence ATGGCATCTACCTCCTATTCCGCTAACGCGCTCGTCACAGCCCTCAAGAAACCCCGTGACAAATTCACCAAGGAAGATATCAAGAAGTACATCTTCGACAACGGCATCCGCCACCTGAACTTCATGTACGCCGGCGGAGACGGCCGTCTCAAGACCCTCAACTTCGTCATCAACGATGCCGACTACCTGGACGAAATTCTCAGCTGCGGCGAACGCGTAGACGGTTCATCGCTGTTCAGCTACATCGAAGCCTCCTCCTCCGACCTCTACGTGGTGCCGAAATTCTCCTCCGCATTCATGGACCCGTTCGCAGAACTCCCGACTCTCTGCCTGCTCTGCAGTTTCTTCAACAAGGACGGGCAGCTGCTGGAATCTTCTCCGGAATACACCCTCCACAAGGCCTGCGAAGCCTTCAAGAAGGAGACCGGCATGGAATTCCAGGCCATGGGCGAACTGGAATACTACGTAATTGCCGACGACACAGGCGAGTTCCCTGCCGTTGACCAGAAGGGCTACCACGAATCCGCCCCGTTTGCCAAGTTCAACGAGTTCCGCCAAAAATGCATGCTCTACATCGCCCAGGCCGGCGGCCAGATCAAGTACGGCCACAGCGAAGTGGGCAACTTCACCCAAGACGGCAAGCTCTACGAGCAGAACGAAATCGAGTTCCTCCCCTGCCCCGCCGAAGACGCTGCCAACCAGCTCACCATCGCCAAATGGATGATCCGTAACCTGGGTGCAGAATTCGGCCTAGACGTGACGTTCGCCCCGAAGATCACCGTAGGCAAGGCGGGCTCGGGCCTGCACATCCACATGCGCATCATGAAGGACGGCAACAATCAGATGCTCAAGAACGGAGTCATCAGCGATACCGCCCGCCGCGCCATCGCAGGCATGATGAAGCTTGCCCCCTCCATCACCGCGTTTGGCAACCAGAACCCCACCTCTTACCTGCGCCTGGTGCCCCATCAGGAAGCCCCCACCAACGTGTGCTGGGGCGACCGCAACCGCTCCGTGCTGGTACGCGTACCGCTGGGCTGGGCATCCAAGACCGACCTCTGCAAGATTGCGAACCCGAACGAAAAGGGCACAAGCTACGACACCCACCAGAAGCAGACCGTGGAAATGCGTTCCCCGGACGCCAGCGCCAACGTGTACCTGCTCATGGCCGGCCTCTGCGTCGCTTGCCGCCACGGCCTTAGCCTCAAGGACGGCCTGAAGGTGGCCGAACAGACCTACGTGAACGTGAACATCCACAAGAAGGAAAACGCGAAGCTGTTGAGCAAGCTGGACACCCTGCCCGACAGCTGCTGGGCCAGCGCCGACTGCCTTGCCAAGCAGCGCAAGGTCTACGAGGAATTCGGCGTGTTCAGCCCCGCCATGATCGACGGCATCATCGACCAGCTGAAGGCCTTCAAGGACAAGACGCTCCGCGCCCAGGTCACCAAGTCCAAGACCGCCATGCAGAAGCTCGTGAAGACATACTTCTACTGCGGGTAA
- the rimM gene encoding 16S rRNA processing protein RimM: MPDYSNYITVCELMGSHGVKGFIKARPTTHDPERHKLLKAVVVEKVNGQFVELEVEESKLAGALWHLKFKGFDTPESLRPLVNGSLMVSPDERIPAPEGEFYLDDLAGFAVKLSDGRTVGEVLEVQELPTVDAFLIKFAEEAQAEFSKKPILAPWIEDCVSEIDEENRAIVCDGDYLRALCPEERP, from the coding sequence ATGCCCGACTACTCCAACTACATCACCGTCTGCGAACTTATGGGAAGCCATGGTGTCAAGGGCTTTATCAAGGCCCGGCCCACGACCCATGACCCGGAGCGCCACAAGCTGTTGAAGGCCGTGGTGGTGGAAAAGGTGAACGGGCAGTTCGTGGAACTGGAAGTGGAAGAGTCCAAGCTGGCGGGGGCGCTCTGGCACCTGAAGTTCAAAGGTTTCGATACTCCGGAATCCTTGCGGCCCCTGGTGAACGGGAGCCTGATGGTAAGCCCCGACGAGCGTATTCCCGCCCCCGAAGGGGAGTTCTACCTGGACGACCTGGCAGGCTTTGCGGTCAAGCTCTCGGACGGACGCACCGTAGGCGAAGTGCTGGAGGTGCAGGAACTGCCCACTGTAGACGCCTTCCTCATCAAGTTTGCCGAAGAAGCCCAGGCGGAGTTTTCCAAGAAGCCCATCCTTGCCCCCTGGATTGAGGACTGCGTGTCAGAAATTGACGAAGAAAACCGGGCCATCGTCTGCGACGGCGACTACCTGCGGGCGCTGTGCCCCGAGGAGCGCCCATGA